A DNA window from Mycobacterium sp. IDR2000157661 contains the following coding sequences:
- a CDS encoding enoyl-CoA hydratase: MNDETGFSTILVTRDDRVGTITLNRPKALNALNSQVMHEVTTAAAELDDDPAIGAIVLTGNEKAFAAGADIKEMAELSFADVFGSDFFAAWSRFAATRTPTIAAVAGYALGGGCELAMMCDLLIAADTAKFGQPEIKLGVLPGMGGSQRLTRAIGKAKAMDLILTGRNMDAEEAERAGLVSRVVPADRLLDEADAVAKTISGMSLSASRMAKEAVNRAFESTLAEGLLYERRLFHSAFATDDQTEGMSAFTEKRPPNFSHR, from the coding sequence ATGAACGATGAGACCGGCTTCTCCACCATTCTGGTCACCCGCGACGACCGTGTCGGCACCATCACGTTGAACCGCCCGAAGGCGCTCAACGCGCTCAACAGCCAGGTGATGCACGAAGTCACCACTGCTGCAGCCGAATTGGACGACGACCCGGCAATCGGCGCTATCGTCCTCACCGGCAACGAGAAAGCCTTCGCGGCGGGCGCGGACATCAAGGAGATGGCCGAGCTGAGCTTCGCCGACGTCTTCGGCAGCGACTTCTTCGCCGCGTGGAGCAGGTTCGCCGCCACCCGAACCCCGACGATCGCCGCGGTTGCGGGATACGCGCTCGGCGGCGGCTGCGAGCTGGCGATGATGTGTGACCTGCTGATAGCCGCGGACACCGCGAAGTTCGGTCAGCCCGAGATCAAGCTCGGCGTCCTGCCCGGGATGGGCGGTTCCCAACGGCTCACCCGCGCGATCGGCAAGGCCAAGGCCATGGATCTCATCCTCACCGGTCGCAACATGGACGCTGAAGAGGCCGAGCGCGCCGGGCTGGTGTCGCGGGTGGTGCCTGCCGACCGCCTGCTCGACGAGGCCGACGCGGTCGCCAAGACCATCTCGGGGATGTCGCTGTCGGCGTCCCGGATGGCCAAGGAGGCCGTCAACCGGGCCTTCGAGTCAACGCTGGCCGAAGGGCTGCTCTACGAACGCCGACTGTTCCATTCTGCCTTCGCCACGGACGACCAGACCGAAGGCATGAGCGCGTTCACCGAGAAACGCCCCCCGAACTTCTCGCACCGTTAA
- a CDS encoding enoyl-CoA hydratase/isomerase family protein: MGENEDVLVSVDRGFGLITLNRPKAINSLSHPMVTAMASVLAQWETDDDVTAVVADGAGERGLCAGGDIVSIYHSATATGPEKGREARAFWYDEYLLDAQISRFAKPYIALMDGIVMGGGVGISAHGSARVVTDTTKMAMPEVGIGFIPDVGGTMILSRAPGLLGYHAALTGANFDGADAIEMGFADHFVPHDRIADFKAAVISDGVDAALAAFAIEPPPSNLAAQRHWIDECYAGETVADIVAALRERDAGPAIEAADLIASRSPISVSVALEALRRATELDTLEDVLRQEYRTSCGSLRSHDLVEGIRAQVIDKDRNPKWSPASLAAVTTADVEAYFAPADRELEFNR, from the coding sequence GTGGGCGAAAACGAGGATGTCCTAGTAAGTGTCGACCGCGGATTCGGCCTGATCACCCTCAACCGGCCCAAGGCCATCAATTCGCTAAGCCATCCGATGGTCACCGCGATGGCGTCGGTGCTCGCTCAGTGGGAGACCGACGACGACGTCACCGCCGTCGTCGCCGACGGGGCGGGCGAACGCGGCCTGTGCGCCGGCGGCGACATCGTCTCGATCTACCACAGCGCCACAGCCACCGGTCCGGAAAAAGGACGTGAGGCGCGGGCGTTCTGGTACGACGAGTACCTGCTCGATGCGCAGATCTCCCGGTTCGCCAAGCCCTACATCGCGCTGATGGACGGCATCGTCATGGGTGGCGGGGTCGGCATCAGCGCTCACGGCAGCGCGCGCGTGGTCACCGACACCACCAAGATGGCCATGCCCGAGGTAGGCATCGGGTTCATTCCAGACGTCGGGGGGACGATGATCCTGTCGCGAGCGCCCGGCCTGCTCGGCTACCACGCGGCGCTGACCGGCGCGAACTTCGACGGCGCCGACGCGATCGAGATGGGATTCGCCGACCACTTCGTGCCCCACGACAGGATCGCCGACTTCAAGGCGGCAGTGATCAGCGACGGTGTCGACGCCGCGCTGGCCGCCTTCGCCATCGAGCCGCCGCCGAGCAACCTTGCCGCACAACGGCACTGGATCGACGAGTGCTACGCGGGTGAAACCGTCGCCGACATCGTCGCCGCACTGCGCGAACGGGACGCCGGCCCCGCCATCGAGGCGGCCGACCTGATCGCCAGCCGCTCGCCGATCTCGGTCTCGGTCGCGCTGGAAGCGCTACGCCGGGCCACCGAACTCGACACACTGGAAGACGTGCTACGTCAGGAGTACCGGACCTCGTGCGGCTCGCTGCGCTCACACGATCTGGTCGAGGGCATCCGCGCCCAGGTCATCGACAAAGACCGCAACCCGAAGTGGTCGCCGGCGTCATTGGCGGCCGTCACCACCGCCGACGTCGAGGCCTACTTCGCGCCGGCCGACCGCGAACTGGAGTTCAACAGATGA
- a CDS encoding Bax inhibitor-1/YccA family protein, protein MRESSNPVFRSLPRTQGGYAQFGTGAGGYGTQAVHADPYATQYAEERQTGVARPLTIDDVVTRTGITLAVLTAVAVVSYFLVAQNLGLAMPFTLVGALGGLALVLVAVFARKQDNPAIVLSYAALEGLFIGAISFVFANVISTGGPGMIAQAIVGTIGVFFGMLVVYKTGAIRVTPKFTRFIVAALFGAVALMLLNLVLAVFGVGGGEGLGLRSGGPLAIIFSLVVIGIAAFSFLIDFDAADQMVRAGAPEKAAWGIALGLTVTLVWLYIEILRLLSYFNSD, encoded by the coding sequence GTGCGGGAATCCAGCAACCCGGTATTTCGATCCCTGCCGAGAACGCAGGGCGGTTATGCGCAATTCGGTACCGGAGCCGGCGGCTACGGTACGCAGGCGGTACACGCCGACCCGTATGCCACGCAGTACGCCGAGGAACGGCAGACCGGTGTCGCCCGGCCGCTGACCATAGACGACGTCGTCACCCGAACGGGCATCACGCTCGCGGTGCTGACGGCCGTCGCGGTCGTCTCGTACTTCCTGGTCGCCCAGAATCTCGGCCTCGCCATGCCGTTCACCCTGGTCGGAGCGCTCGGCGGTCTCGCTCTGGTGTTGGTCGCGGTGTTCGCGCGCAAGCAGGACAACCCCGCGATCGTGCTCAGCTACGCCGCTCTCGAGGGGCTGTTCATCGGCGCGATATCGTTCGTGTTCGCCAACGTGATCTCGACCGGTGGCCCCGGCATGATCGCCCAGGCGATCGTCGGCACCATCGGCGTTTTCTTCGGCATGCTCGTCGTCTACAAGACCGGCGCGATCCGCGTAACGCCGAAGTTCACCCGCTTCATCGTGGCCGCCCTATTCGGTGCGGTGGCACTGATGCTGCTGAACCTGGTGCTCGCGGTGTTCGGGGTCGGTGGCGGTGAGGGCCTCGGCCTGCGCAGCGGCGGCCCGCTGGCGATCATCTTCTCGCTGGTGGTCATCGGCATCGCTGCGTTCAGCTTCCTGATCGACTTCGACGCCGCCGATCAGATGGTGCGCGCCGGTGCGCCGGAGAAGGCGGCATGGGGCATCGCCCTGGGCCTGACCGTCACCCTGGTCTGGCTGTACATCGAGATCCTGCGGCTGCTGTCCTACTTCAACAGCGACTAG
- a CDS encoding acetyl-CoA C-acetyltransferase — MPEAVIVATARSPIGRAGKGSLVDIRPDDLAAQMVRAVLDKVPALDPRDIDDLIMGCGQPAGEAGFNVGRAVAVELGYDFLPGTTVNRYCSSSLQTTRMAFHAIKAGEGHAFISAGVETVSRFPKGTADGWPESKNPKFDDAMGRSDQAAAGAQEWHDPREDGMLPDVYIAMGQTAENVALHTGISREDQDHWGVRSQNRAEEAINNGFFDREIVPVTLPDGSTVAKDDGPRAGTTYEKISQLKPVFRPNGTVTAGNACPLNDGAAALVVMSDTKARELGLTPLARIVSTGVSGLSPEIMGLGPIEATKKALANAGMSIDDIDLYEINEAFAVQVLGSARELGMDLDKLNVSGGAIALGHPFGMTGARITATLLNNLTTHDKTFGLETMCVGGGQGMAMVLERLS, encoded by the coding sequence ATGCCTGAAGCCGTCATTGTCGCCACCGCGCGGTCTCCGATCGGCCGCGCCGGCAAGGGTTCGCTTGTCGACATTCGGCCCGACGATCTGGCGGCGCAGATGGTGCGCGCGGTGCTCGACAAGGTGCCCGCACTCGATCCGCGCGACATCGACGACCTGATCATGGGCTGCGGCCAGCCCGCGGGCGAGGCGGGGTTCAACGTCGGCAGGGCGGTCGCCGTCGAATTGGGCTACGACTTCCTGCCCGGCACCACGGTCAACCGCTACTGCTCGTCATCGCTGCAGACCACCCGGATGGCCTTCCACGCCATCAAGGCCGGTGAGGGCCATGCGTTCATTTCCGCAGGCGTGGAGACGGTTTCGCGGTTCCCGAAGGGCACCGCCGACGGCTGGCCGGAGAGCAAGAACCCGAAGTTCGACGACGCGATGGGCCGCTCGGATCAGGCCGCCGCAGGCGCGCAGGAGTGGCACGATCCCCGCGAGGACGGCATGCTGCCCGACGTCTACATCGCGATGGGCCAGACCGCGGAGAACGTCGCCCTGCACACCGGGATCAGCCGCGAGGACCAGGACCATTGGGGCGTGCGCAGCCAGAATCGCGCCGAGGAGGCCATCAACAACGGCTTCTTCGACCGCGAGATCGTGCCCGTCACGTTGCCGGACGGCTCGACGGTGGCCAAGGACGACGGCCCGCGCGCCGGCACCACCTACGAGAAGATCAGCCAGCTCAAGCCGGTGTTCCGGCCCAACGGCACCGTCACGGCCGGCAACGCCTGCCCGCTCAACGACGGGGCGGCGGCGCTGGTCGTCATGTCCGACACCAAGGCCCGCGAGCTGGGATTGACCCCGCTGGCGCGCATCGTGTCGACGGGCGTGAGCGGTCTCTCGCCGGAGATCATGGGCCTGGGCCCGATCGAGGCGACGAAGAAGGCGCTGGCCAACGCCGGTATGTCGATCGACGACATCGACCTCTACGAGATCAACGAAGCGTTCGCCGTTCAGGTGCTCGGGTCGGCGCGCGAACTCGGCATGGATCTGGACAAGCTCAACGTCTCGGGCGGCGCGATCGCGCTGGGTCACCCGTTCGGCATGACGGGCGCGCGGATCACCGCCACGCTGTTGAACAACCTGACCACCCACGACAAGACCTTCGGCCTGGAGACCATGTGTGTCGGCGGCGGCCAGGGGATGGCGATGGTGCTTGAGCGACTCAGCTAG
- a CDS encoding SGNH/GDSL hydrolase family protein produces MGIPRRTSTIALAAAATLASTGSAYVGARNLLVGQADQARQVIPKAWDIPPRADGVYAPGGGPVERWHRDVPFDLHLMVFGDSTATGYGAQTAEEVPGVRLARGLAEVSGRRIRLSTKAIVGATSKGLSGQIDAMFVAGPPPDAAVIMIGANDITRPNGIGPSARRLGAAVRRLSAAGAVVVVGTCPDFGVITAIPQPLRWYARSRGLRLARAQASAVRASGGVPVPFSDLLSPHFRKTPDELFSSDMFHPSGAGYALAASQLLPALCEALSDWLDCSVPELPWQSRATDNDTLLARVGQLSRLWRRSTGVPAPIVVPAS; encoded by the coding sequence GTGGGCATACCACGACGGACGAGCACCATCGCGCTGGCGGCAGCGGCCACGCTCGCTTCCACCGGTTCGGCATACGTCGGGGCCCGCAATCTGCTGGTCGGGCAGGCCGACCAGGCTCGACAGGTCATTCCGAAGGCGTGGGACATCCCGCCGCGCGCCGACGGCGTCTATGCCCCGGGCGGTGGGCCGGTCGAGCGGTGGCACCGTGACGTGCCGTTCGACCTACACCTGATGGTCTTCGGCGACTCGACCGCCACCGGCTACGGCGCCCAGACCGCCGAAGAGGTGCCCGGCGTGCGGTTGGCCCGCGGGCTCGCCGAGGTGTCGGGCAGGCGGATTCGACTGAGCACCAAGGCGATCGTCGGTGCCACGTCGAAGGGGTTGTCCGGCCAGATCGACGCGATGTTCGTCGCCGGGCCACCGCCCGACGCCGCGGTGATCATGATCGGCGCCAACGACATCACCCGGCCCAACGGCATCGGGCCTTCGGCGCGACGACTCGGCGCCGCGGTGCGCCGGTTGAGCGCAGCGGGTGCGGTCGTGGTCGTCGGCACGTGCCCGGACTTCGGCGTGATCACCGCGATTCCCCAGCCGCTGCGCTGGTATGCGCGTAGCCGGGGTTTGCGCCTGGCGCGGGCACAGGCGTCGGCTGTGCGGGCGTCCGGGGGCGTTCCGGTGCCGTTCTCCGATCTGCTGTCTCCGCACTTCCGCAAGACTCCGGACGAGCTGTTCTCTTCGGACATGTTCCATCCGTCGGGCGCCGGCTATGCCCTGGCGGCCAGCCAGCTGTTGCCCGCGCTGTGTGAAGCGCTGAGCGATTGGCTCGATTGTTCGGTGCCTGAGCTGCCCTGGCAATCACGCGCGACGGACAACGACACGCTGCTCGCGCGGGTGGGCCAGTTGAGCCGGCTGTGGCGCCGGTCGACTGGGGTCCCTGCGCCCATCGTGGTGCCCGCCAGCTAG
- a CDS encoding alpha/beta hydrolase fold domain-containing protein, translating to MTAPSKVGKTYRSTVTPAQSRRSGKFPVSDCAPVEVVEDGPSLAGRLTSLAALLTIRPTLAIGSYAPKLPWPWGLVDFVARVARPTPGTVRATISLPNCSAQLVRAPGVLPADGHRAVVLYLHGGAFLTCGANSHGRLVTALSGYADCPVLIVNYRMIPKHSVGRALDDCYDAYKWLRLKGYEPDQIVLAGDSAGGYLALALAERLQREGLQGERPAAMVTMSPLFEIDNEARANHPNIRSDAMFPPRAFFALVDLVREAAGRHIVDGKPEEVYEPLDHIEPGLPRTLIHVSGSEVLISDARKAARRLAAAGVPVEVRVWPGQMHVFQLGAPAVPEANRSLRQIGDYIREATW from the coding sequence ATGACCGCACCGAGCAAGGTGGGCAAGACCTACCGCTCCACCGTAACTCCTGCTCAATCGCGCAGATCGGGTAAGTTTCCGGTCAGCGACTGCGCGCCTGTCGAAGTCGTCGAGGACGGCCCGAGCCTGGCTGGGCGGCTTACCTCGCTGGCCGCTCTGCTAACAATTCGTCCGACGCTGGCTATCGGAAGTTACGCACCTAAGTTACCGTGGCCGTGGGGATTGGTGGATTTCGTCGCCCGCGTTGCGCGGCCCACCCCCGGGACTGTGCGCGCCACCATTTCTCTCCCAAACTGCAGCGCGCAGCTCGTGCGCGCGCCGGGCGTGCTGCCCGCCGACGGCCACCGGGCCGTCGTGCTCTACCTGCACGGCGGGGCATTCTTGACCTGCGGAGCCAATTCGCACGGCCGGCTGGTGACGGCGCTGTCCGGTTACGCGGACTGCCCGGTGCTGATCGTCAACTACCGGATGATTCCCAAGCACTCCGTGGGGCGGGCACTCGACGACTGCTACGACGCGTACAAGTGGTTGCGGCTCAAGGGCTATGAGCCCGATCAGATCGTTCTGGCCGGCGATTCGGCGGGCGGTTACCTCGCCCTGGCACTGGCCGAGCGGTTGCAGCGCGAGGGCCTGCAGGGCGAACGGCCTGCCGCGATGGTGACGATGTCACCCCTGTTCGAGATCGACAACGAAGCACGGGCCAACCATCCGAACATCCGCAGCGACGCGATGTTCCCGCCGCGGGCGTTCTTCGCCCTGGTCGACCTCGTGCGGGAGGCGGCGGGCAGGCACATCGTCGACGGCAAGCCCGAGGAGGTCTACGAACCGCTGGACCACATCGAGCCCGGGTTGCCCCGAACGCTGATTCACGTGTCGGGGTCCGAGGTGCTGATCAGCGACGCCCGTAAGGCCGCGCGACGACTGGCGGCGGCGGGCGTGCCCGTCGAGGTCCGCGTCTGGCCCGGTCAGATGCACGTCTTCCAGCTCGGCGCACCCGCGGTGCCCGAGGCGAACAGGTCGCTGCGCCAGATCGGCGACTACATCCGAGAGGCCACCTGGTAA
- a CDS encoding cystathionine beta-synthase, with amino-acid sequence MRIARHVSELIGNTPLVQLNSVVPDGAGLVAAKIEYLNPGGSAKDRIAIKMIDSAEASGELKPGGTIVEPTSGNTGVGLALVAQQRGYKCIFVCPDKVSEDKRNVLRAYGADVVVCPTAVPPDHPDSYYSVSNRLVTEIDGAWKPDQYSNPMGPASHYETTGPEVWADTEGKVTHFVAGVGTGGTISGAGRYLKEVSAGRPEGPVKVVGVDPEGSVYSGGTGRPYLVEGVGEDFWPSAYDPVVPDEIIAVSDADSFDMTRRLAREEALLVGGSCGMAVVAAIKVAERAGPDAVVVVLLPDGGRGYLSKVFSDAWMSSYGFLRSRLDGSVEESTVGDVLRGKSGALPDLVHTHPSETVRDAIGILREYGVSQMPVVGAEPPVMAGEVAGSVSERELLSAVFEGRAHLADAVSQHMSPPLPLVGAGELVSNAAKTLRECDAVMVVEEGKPVGVLTRHDLLGYLSDGSTRRPR; translated from the coding sequence ATGCGGATCGCCAGGCACGTCAGTGAGCTCATCGGCAATACCCCGTTGGTACAGCTGAACTCCGTCGTCCCCGATGGCGCGGGTCTGGTCGCCGCCAAGATCGAGTACCTCAACCCCGGCGGCAGCGCCAAGGACCGCATCGCCATCAAGATGATCGACTCGGCCGAGGCCAGCGGCGAACTCAAGCCGGGCGGCACGATCGTCGAACCGACCTCCGGCAACACCGGCGTCGGGTTGGCGCTGGTCGCCCAGCAGCGCGGGTACAAGTGCATCTTCGTGTGCCCCGACAAGGTCAGCGAGGACAAGCGCAACGTGCTCCGTGCCTACGGGGCCGACGTCGTGGTGTGCCCGACGGCCGTCCCGCCCGATCACCCGGACAGCTACTACAGCGTCTCGAATCGACTCGTCACCGAGATCGACGGGGCGTGGAAGCCCGACCAGTACTCCAACCCGATGGGGCCGGCGAGCCACTACGAGACGACCGGTCCCGAGGTCTGGGCCGACACCGAGGGCAAGGTCACCCACTTCGTCGCCGGCGTCGGCACCGGCGGCACGATCTCCGGCGCCGGCCGCTACCTCAAGGAGGTGTCGGCGGGGCGTCCCGAAGGTCCGGTGAAGGTCGTCGGCGTCGATCCGGAGGGTTCGGTGTATTCGGGCGGCACCGGCCGGCCGTATCTGGTCGAGGGCGTGGGCGAGGACTTCTGGCCGTCGGCGTACGACCCGGTGGTGCCCGACGAGATCATCGCGGTGTCAGACGCCGACTCGTTCGACATGACGCGGCGACTGGCGCGCGAGGAGGCGCTGTTGGTCGGCGGGTCGTGCGGGATGGCCGTCGTCGCGGCGATCAAAGTCGCCGAGCGGGCCGGACCCGACGCCGTTGTGGTCGTGCTGTTGCCCGACGGCGGAAGAGGTTACCTGTCAAAGGTTTTCAGCGATGCCTGGATGTCATCCTACGGATTCCTGCGCAGCAGGCTCGACGGTTCGGTCGAGGAGTCCACCGTCGGCGATGTGTTGCGGGGCAAGTCCGGCGCGCTGCCCGACCTGGTGCACACGCATCCCTCGGAGACCGTCCGCGATGCGATCGGGATCCTGCGCGAGTACGGCGTCTCGCAGATGCCCGTGGTGGGCGCCGAACCGCCGGTGATGGCCGGGGAGGTGGCCGGCAGCGTGTCCGAACGCGAACTGCTCTCCGCGGTCTTCGAGGGCAGGGCCCATCTCGCCGACGCGGTGTCACAACACATGAGCCCGCCCCTGCCTCTTGTCGGCGCCGGCGAACTGGTCAGCAACGCCGCCAAGACACTGCGCGAGTGCGATGCGGTGATGGTCGTCGAGGAAGGCAAACCGGTGGGCGTGCTCACCCGACACGATCTGCTCGGCTACCTGTCCGACGGAAGTACCCGCCGGCCCCGGTGA
- a CDS encoding RDD family protein — MTEQPPPSGGYSPPLPAGAGPRSPHRVTASALPRETYTAWFKRVQALLVDYVPLGVILGIGMALLLGTEETDCLVEVTPYDLGELCSTGASTLGQSAIAISFLLAAAYVVWNFGYRQGTTGSSIGKSVLKFQVVSEKTGQPIGFGNSILRQVAHVVDMAICYIGYLFPLWDNKRQTIADKLMHTVCMPL, encoded by the coding sequence ATGACCGAGCAACCGCCACCATCGGGTGGTTACTCACCGCCCCTTCCGGCCGGCGCAGGTCCGAGGTCTCCTCACCGTGTCACCGCATCAGCCCTGCCCAGGGAGACGTACACGGCGTGGTTCAAGCGAGTGCAAGCGCTACTGGTCGACTACGTCCCGCTCGGCGTCATCCTCGGCATCGGAATGGCGCTGCTGCTCGGTACCGAGGAGACGGATTGCCTCGTCGAGGTCACGCCATACGACCTCGGCGAACTGTGTTCCACCGGCGCATCCACGCTCGGTCAATCGGCTATCGCGATCTCCTTCCTTCTCGCTGCGGCATACGTGGTCTGGAACTTCGGCTACCGCCAGGGAACCACCGGTTCGAGCATCGGCAAGTCGGTTCTGAAGTTCCAGGTCGTCAGCGAAAAGACGGGGCAGCCAATCGGTTTCGGTAACTCCATACTTCGGCAGGTCGCCCACGTCGTCGACATGGCCATCTGCTACATCGGGTACTTGTTCCCGCTTTGGGACAACAAGCGCCAGACGATCGCCGACAAACTCATGCACACCGTGTGCATGCCGCTCTAG
- a CDS encoding acyl-CoA dehydrogenase family protein yields MSTSAHIDDLLDLDSLLTPEDIELRQTVRRFGEQRLRPFVADWFETGQVPVRELAADLGKLGLLGMHLQGYGCGGSTATAYGLVCQELEAVDSGLRSLVSVQGSLAMFAIHRWGSEEQREQWLPAMAAGEAIGCFGLTEPDFGSNPGGMRTTAKRAGSDWVLNGSKMWITNGSVADVAIVWARVDDGADHHVAGFVVPAGTAGFSATDMTHKLSLRASVTSELHLDDVRLPAAAKLPEARGLSGPLSCLSEARFGIVFGSVGAARDCLETALDYVGTREVFDKPLAAYQLTQAKIADMAVELGKAALLALHLGRLKDEGRIRPEQVSFGKLNNVREAIQIARQCRTLLGANGITLDYPVIRHANNLESVLTYEGTSEVHQMVIGEALTGVSAFR; encoded by the coding sequence ATGAGCACTTCCGCCCACATCGACGACCTCCTCGATCTCGACTCGCTGCTGACCCCGGAGGACATCGAGTTACGCCAGACGGTGCGCCGCTTCGGCGAGCAGCGGCTGCGGCCCTTCGTCGCCGACTGGTTCGAGACGGGGCAGGTGCCGGTCCGCGAGCTCGCCGCCGACCTCGGCAAGCTGGGACTGCTCGGCATGCACCTGCAGGGGTACGGGTGTGGAGGTTCGACGGCGACCGCTTACGGATTGGTGTGCCAGGAACTGGAGGCCGTCGACAGCGGACTGCGCAGCCTGGTGTCGGTGCAGGGCTCGCTGGCGATGTTCGCGATCCACCGCTGGGGCAGCGAGGAACAGCGAGAGCAGTGGCTGCCCGCCATGGCGGCCGGCGAAGCCATCGGCTGCTTCGGGTTGACCGAGCCCGACTTCGGGTCCAACCCGGGCGGCATGCGCACCACCGCCAAGCGGGCCGGATCGGACTGGGTTCTCAACGGCTCGAAGATGTGGATCACCAACGGCTCGGTCGCCGACGTCGCGATCGTCTGGGCCCGCGTCGACGACGGCGCGGACCACCACGTCGCCGGGTTCGTAGTGCCCGCGGGCACGGCCGGTTTCTCCGCGACCGACATGACCCACAAACTGTCGCTTCGTGCCTCGGTCACCTCCGAGCTGCACCTCGACGACGTCCGTCTGCCCGCCGCGGCGAAACTGCCCGAGGCCCGCGGACTCTCGGGCCCGCTGAGCTGCCTGTCGGAGGCCCGCTTCGGCATCGTGTTCGGCAGCGTCGGTGCGGCCAGGGACTGCCTGGAGACCGCGCTCGACTACGTCGGCACCCGTGAGGTCTTCGACAAACCGCTGGCCGCCTATCAGCTCACCCAGGCCAAGATCGCCGACATGGCGGTCGAACTGGGCAAGGCTGCGCTGCTCGCGCTGCACCTGGGCCGGCTCAAGGACGAGGGACGAATCAGGCCCGAGCAGGTCAGCTTCGGCAAGCTCAACAACGTGCGGGAGGCCATCCAGATCGCACGCCAGTGCCGAACGTTGCTCGGCGCCAACGGGATCACGCTGGACTATCCGGTGATCCGGCACGCCAACAACCTCGAGTCGGTGTTGACCTACGAGGGCACCTCCGAGGTGCACCAGATGGTCATCGGAGAGGCGCTGACCGGGGTCAGCGCCTTCCGATGA
- a CDS encoding cystathionine gamma-synthase: MTDDNRLGPASGLSTRAIHAGFAPDPATGAVNAPIYASSTFAQDGVGGLRGGFEYARTGNPTRSSLEAALASVESAAHGRAFSSGMAATDCALRAMLRPGDHIVMPDDAYGGTFRLIDKVFTQWGISYTAVSLADLDAVRAAITPHTRLVLVETPTNPLLSIADIAGISALAAESNSKVLVDNTFASPALQQPLLLGADVVLHSTTKYIGGHSDVVGGALLTNDAELDAAFAFLQNGAGAVPGPFDAYLTMRGLKTLVLRMQRHSENAQLIAEFLDGHPAVETVLYPGLPHHPGHEIAARQMSGFGGMISVRLRGGVAAARDLCSRTGIFILAESLGGVESLIEHPGAMTHASTAGSQLEVPENLVRLSVGIEDVADLLADLEQALA, translated from the coding sequence ATGACCGATGACAACAGGCTTGGGCCGGCCAGCGGACTGTCCACGAGGGCCATCCACGCCGGGTTCGCTCCCGACCCGGCGACCGGAGCGGTCAACGCCCCGATCTACGCCAGCTCGACGTTCGCGCAGGACGGCGTCGGGGGTCTGCGGGGCGGGTTCGAGTACGCCAGGACCGGCAATCCGACGCGGTCTTCGCTGGAGGCTGCGCTGGCCTCGGTCGAGTCGGCCGCGCACGGGCGGGCGTTCTCGTCGGGCATGGCGGCGACGGACTGCGCGCTGCGGGCCATGCTGCGGCCGGGGGACCACATCGTGATGCCCGACGACGCCTACGGCGGCACGTTCCGCCTGATCGACAAGGTCTTCACGCAGTGGGGCATCAGCTACACCGCCGTGTCGCTGGCTGATCTCGACGCGGTTCGGGCGGCGATCACGCCGCACACCAGGCTGGTCCTCGTCGAGACGCCGACCAACCCGCTGCTCTCGATCGCCGACATCGCCGGCATCTCCGCGCTGGCCGCCGAGTCGAACTCGAAGGTGTTGGTGGACAACACGTTCGCCTCGCCCGCGCTGCAGCAGCCGCTGCTGCTGGGTGCCGACGTGGTGCTGCATTCGACGACCAAGTACATCGGCGGTCACTCCGATGTGGTGGGCGGTGCGTTGCTCACCAACGACGCCGAACTCGACGCCGCATTCGCTTTCCTGCAGAACGGCGCCGGGGCGGTGCCTGGACCGTTCGACGCGTACCTGACCATGCGCGGACTCAAGACGCTGGTGCTGCGCATGCAGCGGCACAGCGAGAACGCCCAGCTCATCGCGGAGTTCCTGGACGGCCACCCGGCGGTCGAGACGGTGCTGTATCCGGGGCTGCCCCACCACCCGGGCCACGAGATCGCCGCACGGCAGATGAGCGGCTTCGGCGGGATGATCTCGGTGCGGTTGCGCGGTGGAGTTGCCGCTGCTCGTGACCTCTGTTCGCGGACAGGGATTTTCATTCTCGCCGAGTCGTTGGGCGGCGTCGAGTCGCTGATCGAGCACCCGGGCGCGATGACCCATGCCTCCACGGCGGGGTCGCAGCTCGAGGTACCCGAGAACCTCGTGCGCCTTTCGGTCGGTATCGAAGACGTCGCCGACTTGCTCGCCGACCTCGAGCAGGCGCTGGCCTGA